Part of the Nitrospirota bacterium genome, TGTCTTGCACGGCATGCACCAGGTCGGTCTTACCATCCTGATTGAAATCGCCGGTGAGCCAGGTGCCGCGATTCATACCGTAGCCCTCCCAAGGACGGAAGGTGGCTACGTCAAAGGTGCCGTCGCCTTTGGCGGTCCAGACGTGGACGTAGTCGGTGTCTTGCACGGCATGTACCAGGTCGGTCTTGCCATCCTGGTTAAAATCTCCGGGGAGCCAGCGACCATCGGCTTCATAGCCAGGCCATGGCGAGAATGTTGAGACCGCAAAGTCCCCACTGTAGACGCGATTCTCGAGTACATAGGTCGTTAAACTGACGCACAGAATTAGTAGGACAGGCCAGGGCATGAAAGTGCGGTTCTGGACGAGTCCTCGCTTACCACCGACGCTCTCGCGTAGAGTGATAGGTCTCTGAGTCGAATGGTTGCAGCTGGATTTCATGGGAGTCTGATCCACCATGCTAGGCATTTCCCCGTCACTCTTCATCTCATCTACAGCCGTGAGCGTGCGCTCAATCTTCCAATTGATGCCCTCTAGCTAGGCTTCCAATGATATTTTCTCAATACCTCGTTAGTTGCATACACGTAGATGCTGTGGGTTGAAGTTTTCGCTCTACCGCCCGCTGTAACACTCATTCCGTCAGTAGGACATTTCTTCCTGGTTAAGCCAACCCGGCACCCTTCCGATAGACAGGTAGAGGTTTTGATAGGAGGGAGCCGGTGGCGATTGATTTTCGTATTCTGTGCGCGCTCATCCTGTTTGTGTCCCTCACCTTCACAGGCTGTCTGAACGTCGGGGTACGCGACCTGTCCCAGGGGGTATCGCTGCCTCTCGGATCTCCCGCTCTCTCTTCCGATCCTTATGTAATTCCGTTCGCTCATGATGTAGAGACCCTTACCTCTTCCCGACTTCCAGCGACTGAAAGTGTTGTCGGTCTCTCCATGTTCCCATCGGGGAGAGATTTTGTACCTTCTCCGGTTCGGTTCTCCCGGAACAGTGATGGGTCTATCTCTCTCCATTCAGATGGTAGCCCTGTGTCCCTGCTGCATGGACTCGACCCAGCTCTGGTGGATCCAGCCTTGCTCCCGTTTCTGTTTCCTTCCTGCGACGTTCCCGTCCCGCCGCGTTCGCGCTAATGTCCCTGGTTCCTTCCTGACACAGGACCTCTCATGACGTGGGTGCATGTGCTTCCCAGGTCGAGCGCCTTCTCCCTCTTTTCTGATCGAGTGGACCCTCTGTGGCGGAGTGCAATTGCCTGGTCCGGTACCGCGCATTGCAACAATCTCGGCGTGAGGGAGAAAAATCGACCGTGGCTCTGTGGCCGGATCCTTCTCTGGGTCCTATGCTCGTTCATTGCTTGACCTATCCTTTTCTCAATCAGGACCTGGGAGTAGGAGGAGGCGAAGACTCAGGTATTGCGGAAGCCGTCACTCACGCTCTGGTTGTCGCCCGACCTGCTCCTGACGAGGTGTATCGCAATGGATGTGCCAGTGGATTCTGTAGGCGGATTCGAGGAACATTTCGAGAATACTTTCATATTTAGTAGGTTTTCACGATGTTGAGCGGGAGCGTGGAGGGATGAAGCCCCTCAGTCGCAGCCACTGCTGAATCTATTTTGATTAGTAATGGATCTATTCCGATTCAGGTGGCGTTGTTGC contains:
- a CDS encoding VCBS repeat-containing protein, which gives rise to MPWPVLLILCVSLTTYVLENRVYSGDFAVSTFSPWPGYEADGRWLPGDFNQDGKTDLVHAVQDTDYVHVWTAKGDGTFDVATFRPWEGYGMNRGTWLTGDFNQDGKTDLVHAVQD